In the genome of Carya illinoinensis cultivar Pawnee chromosome 13, C.illinoinensisPawnee_v1, whole genome shotgun sequence, the window CTcattttattgttaattttcCCATTTAGTAAAAATTTCCTGGAACCAGTAAATGGTTATTGTGTACGATCTCTGGTCAGTTTCTTATGATTCGACATGTACTTGGCCTTGTTTTACCTGCTCCATTTCCAACCATCTtttgcaatttttgtttttaatatttagaaGATTGCATTGATCTTTccaatgttttattttctttcttataatcttattttcaATTAGCTTCCTTAAGTGTCCTTTTCTCTTTAAAGTTAGTTTTTATTTGTCACGTATTTCTTGCAGATGGAGAAGGCTGTTAAAATATTAGATGAGATGACACTGGAAGGCATCAGTCCAAATGAACATACATACACGACCATCATGCATGGTTATGCATCTGTGGGAGATACTGGAAAAGCATTCGAGTATTTTTCTAGATTGAGGAATGAAGGTTTGGAACTTGACGTGTATACATATGAGGCACTGCTGAAGGCATGTTGCAAGTCAGGCAGAATGCAGAGTGCCTTAGCAGTAACAAAAGAAATGAGTGCTCAAAAGATTCCAAAAAACACCTTTGTGTACAACATATTAATTGATGGGTATGAATTAATATCTCTTGCATTGACCTATTTTAGTTTTGGGGTTATATTTTTAGATTGATTGAACTTCCTTTTCTACTTATTTGGCCATTTTTTTGAGTATCCCCttctaatttgttttgttgtgcGTCTGCTTTTGGTGCCTGTGTTTATTCTGTTGTTTCTGCATGTAGATGGGCTCGAAGAGGTGATGTTTGGGAGGCTGCAGACCTGATGCAACAAATGAAACGGGAAGGTGTTCAACctgacatccatacatacacGTCCTTCATAAATGCTTGTTGCAAGGCTGGAGACATGCTGGTATGCACAtcaattattattgtattgtgGTGGATAAGGTTATTTACTTGGACAGATGGATACCCTTACAATAGAGAAatcttttgagtttattttgttATTCGGTAGTTCATTTGTTTTCCTTGGAGATCTGATGGTAGTCTTCTCATTTGTTTGTAGAGGTTTAGAGAGGAAAATAATTTCCTTCCTGTAGCATTTTCAATGACAATTCTTTAACCATTGATTTAGAAACGAGTTCTGTTGGGTGCTTGTAGTCTTTAGACTTTGGCCTCAAACCCAATTATTTGAGACGAAACATTGTTGTCTGTCTTGCTATTTTACATGATGATTTGATTCTAGAGGATTGATTTTGGGCCTGTTGTGTGTTAGAGAACTAGATGACCAAGGAGTTCAACTCAAATGATACATCCTCCCTAGGTAAGACTAGGGTGGACTGAACTCGTGGACCCATTGGATGCATATATAACGTACCAGTAaagaaagtttatgaaataGAGTGAAGTAATCTCAGCTATTTGCATCCGAGAATCCGTTCAGCAAACGATCTTGTTTTGGTGACTTTAATCAActgttgtttttcttgttctgttGATGACATTTTTCGGCTGGCAGGATTGTGGTTTTAGATAGTAGTGGAACCCTAAAGTGGAATTATTTTGTTTACATTTAAATTCCTCCGTTGCAGTTTCATCTTTTAATTAGAGTCTGTTTCTTCTTCAGAGAGCGATGCAAACAATTGAAGAAATGGAAGCCTTGGGGGTGAAGCCTAACGTGAAAACTTACACTACGTTAATACATGGGTGGGCACGTGCTTCACTTCCAGAGAAGGCTTTGAGATGCTTTGAGCAGATGAAACAAGCTGGATTGAAGCCGGACAAAGCTGTGTACCATTGCCTGATGACATCTCTGCTGTCGAGGGCAGCTGTTGCTGAAGCTTACATTTATTCCGGAGTTTTGTCTGTCTGCAGAGAGATGATAGAATCCGGGTTGACTATTGATATGGGGACTGCAGTTCACTGGTCAAAGTGCTTATGCAAGATTGAGAGAACAGGTGGGGAGCTTACAGAAGCCTTGCAGAAGACCTTCCCGCCTGATTGGAGCTCACAGCATTCTTCAGATGTTAATTCCAATATAGGCACAGACGATGAACCTGGTATTAATGGTGACAATGATGGCCTGTATTTTGCTAATCAAgatgatggtgatgatgatgattgtgATGAGGATGACGACGACGATTTGAACCACAGATCATGGTTTTAAACCATATGTTCTCAGTTATAGGTGATAGGCTTGATTTATGATCCCAGATGCATCCTTCCATCCAAAGCTCTAAGGTCGAATATGGTTAGATTTGCTGAGAAAGCTTTTTTTCAGATCAGGGATGCTCTACCCCGtagtttcatatttatttgtacataacaattggtttgttttgtCTGTGACTGATTACAATACAAAATCAGAGGAATTTCTTCACTGTATTTGCTGCGGAGGAGAGTACAATGATTACTCTCTGAAGAGCTCCTCAAAGACACTCTTATGTATGAGTTATCCCAGAGTAAAATTGCTGCTACCATTCAATTGGGCTCTCAAGATAATGGGGATGTTTTATCATCAAGCTGTCAAGCAATCAGCATCATTTTGGGAGATGGCTCTGAGCTGTATAAGAATTCACCGTTTCGGAGTGAAATTAGCTGTATTTATGTTTGTTTTATAATAGCAACGGTTACTGAGATTCCTCTACACATTATCTATGTGGGGTTTACGTAATGAATGAGATGTTCAGACTTCAAATGACACTCGTCCTGAAGCAGTTCCAGCAATTTGACTGTTCCATTTCTCCTATCCTTTTGTTAAATAGACATACATGGTTACTTTTATCTATCCATTCTTTCAGCTCCAGGTTCAAACTTGCTTCAAGCTCGGGTCGACACCAACAAGAAATTCACAAATCTTTTGATCTCAGTCCAGTCCTTCGATGTTTCCTTCAACCCTAATTGGCTTAGGTGACCCTGCTAATATTCCAGTGGGATTTCAGAACAACTCTGACAATGAGGTAAAACATCTTTTATGAATTCGTAACATTTGATGGCCTTTTTGTTTCAATGCCTTATCTTTAATTGTTCTTACTCCATTTCttcttaattttgaatttttatagaAGAGCcacaaaccacgaaatattacGCTCCAAATGTATACTTGTTTTTCCTTCGGGTAGTGAAGAAAAATATGATGgttatttcttttctcttgaaGATTGGAAGTGGATGCATTGGGAAGGAAACGAAAAAGAGATGCTTTATGGAGATGAGAAGATGTGATATTAGTAGAGATGTGGATTTGGAACTTAGATTGTCACCACCGGGAGTGAGTTTCTGGGGCAAATCATCAAAAACTTCACCATTATCATCTCAAGAAACAACCACATCGTTGGACTTGAACTCGAGCGACTATTTTGATAATAGCTTTATTCTTGAAGTACCATCATTATGTTTGATGGGATGTACCCTTTGCTTAATCTATGTGATGGTGTCTGAAGCAGATCCCAAATGCCCAAAATGCAAACGATCCTCTTTGATATATATGTTTCGAGATAACCTAtcaaagagatgtaggaagagcCATCTCTAGGTgttcttattttcttaaatacCGCTGGAATTGTTTGCTTCATCTGCagtggtttttcttgtttttttattccaaGGGTAATTCCGTCTTAGAAGACTACCGATgcaaaagaattgaaaattttcatacTCTCGGAAGTTATTCCATTTTTGATAAGCTAAGTTATCTCACTCAACTTGAACTTTATGTTCGAAAATCTCTCAAGTGAATAACCATTTTTGTCATGGGAAATTCTTTAGgtataaaaagattacataaaaataaatttacaaattagcATGACTCAATGTGatacattagattataaagttattttcattataaaataaatctaaagtATAACAAGAAGTTACATCAATTTATTAttctacttttatataattttttttttatggttgtaACACTTCTTGCGTGTTATACTTACTCAAAATATGTTTTTCAAGTAATGGAGAGGAGTGGAGCCACTAAGAGATACACACCAAGAAACGTCAAATTCCTGATTAACCATAATCTACAAACCTTAATCGACAAATTCCTTCATTGAAATATGGTTTCAAGGTTCAGTTGTTCTATCTCTTCTTCTGTCTCTCGTGGCCATTTTCTCCCCGTACCTCTGAAATATATCTGCCAAATCAAACAACCCTacctctctcaatttctttgcCACCTCTTCAAACATAACTACACCTTCCTCATTCGAATAATAATGCAAGAACTTGCTATAATCAAATCTAGGTACCTCAAGCCCTTTCCATATCGCCCTCTCCACAAACTTGGTGGCTTCTAAGTACTTCTCTGCTTTGACCAAACCTCCAACAAAAATGGTTTCGAAATTCACAAGCGGGTCTGTTCCCTTCCTCCCCCTCTTTCCCAAATGCCCTTGCAATAACATTATGTAGGTATGCATTGTGGGTTCACACCCTCTCTCTATCATCTTCCTGAACACTTGGGTTGCATCACTCGCCTTTCTCAACCTCAAAAGTCCCTTGATCAGACCATGGTATACACTTATATCCGGTTTCTCAATCCCTTCCCCAATCCTATAAGCCTCTCTAACTCTACCTCTCACTAGAAGCCCGTAAATAATTGATGCCAGCGTTAGATTGTCGGCTTGAATCCCTCTCTCACGCATTTCTTCAAACAATGCATATGCTTGCGCAGTCTTGCCCCTTTTACACATCCACTCAATCACAAGCCTGTAAGAGGAAAGACCCAAATCGTTAATCCTCTTAGTCCTCATCGTCTGGAATAGCTTCATCGCCTCGTCGTAccgattaattttcaaaaggctttccatcattttctcaacAGCATCGATATCTGGCTCAAATCCTTCATCCACCATCAAATTCCAAACCTTTGAAGCCTCAATCAAATCACCCACATCACAGAAACCCTTTATCAAACCCTCGTAGGTAACCCCACTAGGATTTATCGAGTCTTTCAACTTGGACACAACATACTTAGCCTCCTCAACAAGCCTATTTCCACACAAATGTTCAACCACCTTATTCAAAGTATCCAAACTGTACTCGTACCCACATGCATTCATCAAGTGGAAAAACTCCACGCACTTCTTCAGTTCCCTCGCCGCCGCCAATGTCTTGAGGGCAATCCTAAAAGTCTTATCGTTCACGAGGCGACGCCGTCCCATCTCCTGGAGAAGTTCCCAGAACAGGTCAATGTTTCTGGACTTGCCAATCACGTCGATCAGCTTGTTGAAGGAAACTGAGGTGTGAGTGAAACGTGGGCTGGCGTCGGTGTACAGAAAGAAGCGGTAAACGGGGCGCCATGAATAGGGGAAATTGTTGCAGACTTGGAGGAAGAGCTCATGGGTTAGGTGTTCTTCTTGGTCGAACTGTGACTGGCAGGCGCGGAGGTTGGAGTGGAGTCTTGGCTCCGGGGAGAGCTGCTGCTGGTAGAGAATGGTACAGACTCGGAGGAGGTGATCTGGATTGATTGGGGAAACAGTGTTGGTGGTGGGGTTGGAGAGATGCGGTGGCTGAGGAGGGGAGGTCGTAAATAGACGAACATGGTGGCGACAGAGAAGGTTGACGATGGATTCAGCAATTGCCATTCGTCTGACTATCATTGAGATGGGGAGAAACAGAGACAAACGGGagggaaaaatgaatttatgaGAATCCTTGGATTTAACAAAGCGATGTTTGAAAACAGTAATGCTATTAATCACGGCACTAttttagttatattatattatatacgaTGTAGTGGATTTATcgttatttaataataataaaatatgtaataaataataaatataacacatcttattaaataagatgtgaataaaatgataatatgatatataaattttttttattaaaaaaatagataaattcaaaatgtatataaaaaaattaaaagtattttacaAGATTTACATatctttgtaaatattatttcttttatacaaaACCATGTTAAtcgttattaaaaaataaaaataaattccccGAGACACTATTTTGTAGTTAGTTGAAATGGTATGCTTTCACATTAATGGTGTATTTGGTGTATCATTAAGTAGGcttctaaataatattttattccaaaatAGCATACCAGCTACggtgatattttatttcaaaattgatATTAATACAttctgcttttatatatatatatatatatatacacacatttcTGGTCCTATAACCTACTCCTCATTCCAAGTGCCCACATGAATTGCTGGCTGTAATTAggtggagaaaaaaaataattgaaaaataataatttaagtaaaaatcaaataattaattaatatataattagtgtGGTcgcaaaatatgaaataaaatttaaaatattattattaaaaaaataatattatattattattttgactaatttaGAGTTATGGCTTGAATAGTTTTAACTTTATGCAAAACATGTAGTACTTTTAGCTAAACTTTGGATATGATTTTGATGAAATCAATGTCAATACTTggagaataaaataagataagaattttgtgaatagtaataaaataagttatgaataatagtaagacagtttgagttaagtatttaatatattttaagaaataagagataaaaaattgaatataaaatattataaaattaaaatattattagaatataattttttagtattatttttattttaaaatttgaaaaagttgaatatttttttattttttatctgaaaatttaataaagttgtaataattaatttgaaacttgaaagtgtttatattttaataatgtttGAGAATGAGACGAGAtgaaaaactttttcaaatatcatctAAAGgctcttttaaaataaaaataacatgtcggataaatttattaaaaaaaaaaggcgcTTAACTAAgtccacttttttatttttttaagtatcaaattacttttattgaaaatatatatatataattacatttttcTGTGATAATTTTgggttataattattatttttgcaaAGCAATTCATGACTTGTCTTATCCCACACGTCCTGGCCGACAAACTTGTTCCCTATCAagcttataaatataaataattaccCAATGAATGgggtaaaagaaaagaaatcagaAGAACTGActttaatattgttattattttgataaagactttaatattattaatattattattgttatttctGATATATATATTCCAACCGATATTTTGTCTTCATACGCAGGCATGATGTCGACCCTACTACGACTTCTTAGTGGTGGCTCGAAACCCATCGAATAAgttaaaaactattatttttaattttttatattttttaaatttgtttatattttttattttttatattcttaaatattttttaaaaataaaaaaattctgaacattattaaaaaatatttaattaattattaagtaaaaaaaaaaaaatcatccgaGTCCCAAATTTTATAACACAAACAAAACAGTGAACATTCTTGCACCTACTTACGTACGTCTAATATTGATCTTTAATTTCCTGATCCGTGTTCTTCGCAACCATGCATGTGGGGCGTTTCAACAAAATGCTGGCAATAttactataaataaaatatactataagaaaaatgagtttttgtaattaatttattataattaaaagactatttataattaatt includes:
- the LOC122292796 gene encoding protein GL2-INTERACTING REPRESSOR 1-like, whose protein sequence is MFPSTLIGLGDPANIPVGFQNNSDNEIGSGCIGKETKKRCFMEMRRCDISRDVDLELRLSPPGVSFWGKSSKTSPLSSQETTTSLDLNSSDYFDNSFILEVPSLCLMGCTLCLIYVMVSEADPKCPKCKRSSLIYMFRDNLSKRCRKSHL
- the LOC122290867 gene encoding putative pentatricopeptide repeat-containing protein At1g26500 — protein: MIVRRMAIAESIVNLLCRHHVRLFTTSPPQPPHLSNPTTNTVSPINPDHLLRVCTILYQQQLSPEPRLHSNLRACQSQFDQEEHLTHELFLQVCNNFPYSWRPVYRFFLYTDASPRFTHTSVSFNKLIDVIGKSRNIDLFWELLQEMGRRRLVNDKTFRIALKTLAAARELKKCVEFFHLMNACGYEYSLDTLNKVVEHLCGNRLVEEAKYVVSKLKDSINPSGVTYEGLIKGFCDVGDLIEASKVWNLMVDEGFEPDIDAVEKMMESLLKINRYDEAMKLFQTMRTKRINDLGLSSYRLVIEWMCKRGKTAQAYALFEEMRERGIQADNLTLASIIYGLLVRGRVREAYRIGEGIEKPDISVYHGLIKGLLRLRKASDATQVFRKMIERGCEPTMHTYIMLLQGHLGKRGRKGTDPLVNFETIFVGGLVKAEKYLEATKFVERAIWKGLEVPRFDYSKFLHYYSNEEGVVMFEEVAKKLREVGLFDLADIFQRYGEKMATRDRRRDRTTEP